The following proteins come from a genomic window of Polaribacter dokdonensis:
- a CDS encoding YggS family pyridoxal phosphate-dependent enzyme → MIQENLKKIKATLPNNVTLVAVSKTKPVEDLQDAYDAGQRVFGENKIQEMVDKFDVLPKDIQWHMIGHLQSNKVKYMAHFVNLIHGVDKLKTLKVINKEAKKHNRVINCLLQAKIAEEDSKFGLSFADIDSILHSDDFAALENINVAGFMGMATFTSDENQLNNEFSSLKKFFDKQKEAIELSNCNLEILSMGMSGDYPLAIENGSTMVRVGSAIFGSRNYN, encoded by the coding sequence ATGATTCAAGAAAACTTAAAAAAAATAAAAGCTACTTTACCTAATAACGTAACATTAGTTGCAGTTTCTAAAACAAAACCTGTAGAAGATTTACAAGATGCTTATGATGCAGGTCAGCGTGTTTTTGGAGAAAACAAAATTCAAGAAATGGTAGATAAGTTCGATGTTTTACCAAAAGATATTCAATGGCATATGATTGGTCATTTACAGAGTAATAAAGTAAAATATATGGCTCATTTTGTAAATTTAATTCATGGTGTTGATAAACTAAAAACCTTAAAAGTAATAAACAAAGAAGCCAAGAAACACAATAGAGTAATTAATTGTTTATTACAGGCCAAAATAGCAGAAGAAGATTCAAAGTTTGGTTTGTCTTTTGCTGATATTGATTCTATTTTACACTCAGATGACTTTGCAGCATTAGAAAACATTAATGTTGCTGGGTTTATGGGAATGGCTACATTTACTTCTGATGAAAATCAATTAAACAATGAGTTTTCATCACTTAAAAAATTCTTCGACAAACAGAAAGAGGCAATAGAATTATCTAACTGCAATTTAGAAATTTTATCTATGGGTATGAGTGGAGATTATCCTTTAGCAATTGAAAACGGAAGTACTATGGTTAGAGTTGGTAGTGCAATATTTGGCAGTAGAAATTATAATTAG
- a CDS encoding DUF1015 domain-containing protein: MAIVKPFKAVRPSRDKAALVSSKSYEAYTPAELGAKLNFNPFSFLHILNPDYKYHQEVSSEQRFQLVHKKYSEFKSNAYFTKDDKPAFYIYQNNTPTKSYCGIISATAAEDYHNNVIKKHEDTLQKREVLFEKYLKKTGFNAEPVLLTYPDNDVIENIIKKHQLERPEYEFATTDKNTHFLWVINHEEEINLISEAFKNVATLYIADGHHRTTSSCLLAKKLAAENKNHTGNEAYNYFMSYLLPESQVDIYEFNRFIRDLNGLTSTQFLEELGKVFQIKKKHQEIFKPSEKNEFSMYLDGEFYALSLKDSIYKITDELSKLDAQILFTTVLKPILGINDIRNDSKIVYSQNKSGSLELKTKVDTGEFKVSFGMLPATIDELKNIVDADLLMPPKTTFIEPKLRSALTIYEL, encoded by the coding sequence ATGGCAATTGTAAAACCGTTTAAAGCTGTAAGACCAAGTAGAGATAAAGCTGCTTTAGTTTCCTCTAAATCTTATGAGGCTTACACTCCTGCAGAATTGGGTGCCAAACTAAATTTTAATCCTTTTAGTTTTTTGCATATCCTAAATCCAGATTACAAATACCATCAAGAAGTTTCTAGTGAACAACGTTTTCAATTAGTTCATAAAAAATATAGTGAGTTTAAAAGCAACGCTTATTTCACTAAAGATGATAAGCCTGCTTTTTATATTTATCAAAACAACACTCCAACAAAATCGTATTGTGGAATAATTTCTGCAACTGCAGCAGAAGATTATCATAATAATGTAATTAAAAAACACGAAGATACACTTCAAAAAAGAGAGGTTCTTTTCGAGAAATACCTAAAGAAAACTGGTTTTAATGCAGAGCCAGTATTACTTACCTATCCTGATAATGATGTTATAGAAAACATCATTAAAAAACACCAATTAGAAAGACCTGAGTATGAATTTGCAACTACAGATAAAAACACGCATTTTCTTTGGGTTATAAATCATGAAGAAGAAATTAATTTAATATCTGAAGCTTTTAAAAATGTTGCTACTTTATATATTGCAGATGGGCACCATAGAACAACATCTTCTTGTTTGCTAGCCAAAAAATTAGCAGCAGAAAATAAAAATCATACAGGAAATGAAGCTTATAATTATTTCATGAGCTATTTATTACCTGAAAGTCAAGTTGATATCTATGAGTTTAATAGATTCATTAGAGATTTAAACGGATTAACTTCAACTCAGTTTTTAGAAGAATTAGGTAAAGTTTTTCAAATTAAAAAGAAGCATCAAGAAATATTTAAGCCATCAGAAAAAAATGAATTTAGTATGTATTTAGATGGCGAATTTTATGCTTTAAGTTTAAAAGATTCCATTTATAAAATTACGGATGAATTGAGCAAATTAGATGCTCAAATTTTATTTACTACTGTGTTAAAACCAATTTTAGGGATTAATGACATCAGAAATGATTCTAAAATTGTGTATTCTCAGAATAAATCTGGCAGTTTAGAATTAAAAACAAAGGTAGATACAGGAGAATTTAAAGTATCTTTTGGCATGTTACCAGCTACAATTGATGAACTTAAAAATATTGTAGATGCAGATTTATTGATGCCTCCAAAAACAACTTTTATAGAGCCAAAATTAAGAAGTGCTTTAACCATATACGAACTATAA